The DNA window TACCCACTCTGACGAAGAAGGAGCCGGCCTCCCCCCCCAGGCAATGAGCAGCGGTGATGACCCACCACATGCTGAGAACGGAGCCCCCGCAAAACAACTCGCCGCTGGGCCGCCCTATCAAGGCCACCTgggtaaacaaaaacaagcgcGGGGGGAAAAGCTGTGGATGGATGCAGGAACACGCTGCAGTTGCATCATAACAAAGCCTCGCGTGCATACTCGTACCTGCCACGGGATCTCTCCCGGGATCACGGCCTCGCCGCCGACAATGCGCTTAAAAGGCCGCGGCTCCTCCTCGGTCTGGACGTCATCGTCGTCACCGTGAACCCACCGGGGCAATTTCTTTCGAGATTGGTTTTCCGCAGACTGATTCGCAGCGACGGGGGGCGTCGAGGGAGCCGAGGGAGGGGACGTCGTGGCGTGTGTGGTGTTCTGCAGGCTTTCATTGCCCCGGCCCAAAAGAGTCCTCCTGATTGGTGCGCTGGCCTTCGTGAGGGCAGTTCTGCCGCAGGGGAAATCGTCTGGCGACGCGAGAGAAAGGGAGGCGTCGTCGTGGTAAACAGGAGACTAAATTGAGGCCGAACGTACGTTGGTACCTTCTGGGTCACAGTTGAGCCCGTCCTGCAGAAGCTTGTATCCGCTCGCACAGGAGCATTTTGCTCCAAAGGTCCCCGTTGACTCGCAGAAGTGCATGCAGTCGCCATTGTCCACGTCACAGCGCTTTGCCAGACCtggggagagaaaaacacatattttttcaGATTTAGTCTCAAAATGATGTCATTCATTGGATTAGAAATCCTTGAAAAGGATCTTCTGATGGCCAGCATGGACTAGAGGAATTATTACATGCACAATTTGTGCCTGTGAGTATAAAACTATTGTTTTATGACTTTGAACTGTGGATCCATCCCTTCAGGGCACTTATCACCTGTGGGTGCAGTCACTACTCACAGAGAGGGCACTTTGATGGCCATTTTCAGAATATCCcacaagaagaaaacaatcTAATTTTGGGAACTAAAACCAGACAGACGCTGCAAGTCATTGATTTAATTTACAAACAGAAGAAGGGTAAAAAATAGtttctgtctgttttccttTGAGACTCAGATCTGAGCTCATATTCTTAGAAACACGGAATCATGTAACATAAAAATCTAATTTCTTTTGATGAAAGTTCTAAATCGAGCCACCTAACTTTCACTTACTGATCTCACAGGTCTGGCCGGTGAAGCCAGAGAGACATGCGCAGGTGAAGTAGCCGATGTGGTCTTTGCAGGACCCTTTGTTCAGACACGGGCTGGATTCACATTGATCGCCATCTGaaggaatacacacacacacacacacacacacacacacacacacacacacacacacctcaggagATGGTCACCACTCTTGACATTTAGAATTTCCGGGAGAATATTGTTAATAAAAAAGTTCTTACCTCTATATGTCGCCCAGAAGGCCCTCTGAGAACACAGAGTAAtgtctctgtgaggacagccAGTAGAAAACAAGAAGATGTACAAAATGAACAGATAAATACCCACCGTCTGTTCATCGTCCTCGAAGATCTCCCTGGCCTCTTCCCGGTCACATGCTTCCTCCATACACTCTCTCTCCAAGTTGCCTTTCAGCAGCTCCTCAAACAATCCCGTGTTGTAGCGCCTGTGTCTCCTCAGGACGGAGTCGGCTGTCCGGCCGGACAGGAACACCGGGCCGGaggctggagctggagggggcGACACCAACAGAGGTACAGTGTCTTAGCAACGCTCTTCATCGTTGAAGACCAACTACGTGCAGTGTGGAGATGCTCTCTTCGGTGTACATTGAACGAAAGAAAACCCCAAATACCTCCATAGAGTGGCTGGAAGTCCAAAAGCAGCAGAGTCAAGTAAGATAAATAAACCGGTGCCATTCCCACAGCTCTGGTTTCCTGACACTGACACACAGTGGACCATTGCTCCAAAGTACAGAGCTCTGTTTGCACATCCTGTCTGATGCACCAGTGGGtcaacatgcacatgcacagatTCCCGTGGGGGAAAACCACAACGGACCAATAACAGGTCAACCACACCTGTCTCCCATTAGGTTCCCAGCAAGCACTGGTCAGGTGCACAGCGCGtctgttaccatgacaactTCTGTGCCGAAGTCCACCTCCGGAAATTACCATTTAACATCCTCTGAAAAGACCACAAAGGGAGTTGTGATAGTTTAGTTATTTACATAATGAACTTATAGTGCAATGTGACTTAGAACAAAacgaaaatgtttcattttacaacatttaaaggaaaaaaagtccacGCACTGAGAAAACGAGAGAAAACG is part of the Pungitius pungitius chromosome 2, fPunPun2.1, whole genome shotgun sequence genome and encodes:
- the f9a gene encoding coagulation factor IXa is translated as MAPVYLSYLTLLLLDFQPLYGAPASGPVFLSGRTADSVLRRHRRYNTGLFEELLKGNLERECMEEACDREEAREIFEDDEQTRAFWATYRDGDQCESSPCLNKGSCKDHIGYFTCACLSGFTGQTCEISLAKRCDVDNGDCMHFCESTGTFGAKCSCASGYKLLQDGLNCDPEDDFPCGRTALTKASAPIRRTLLGRGNESLQNTTHATTSPPSAPSTPPVAANQSAENQSRKKLPRWVHGDDDDVQTEEEPRPFKRIVGGEAVIPGEIPWQVALIGRPSGELFCGGSVLSMWWVITAAHCLGGEAGSFFVRVGEHNIHTDEGTEQDHEVSERHIYPRYNASASLYNHDVALLRLRSPIAFSATVRPICLGPGAFGEALVKESSPATVSGWGRTRFLGLTAAALQKVEVPFADRIQCKRSSAARITQGMFCAGYHDEAKDACQGDSGGPHANSVHDTWFLTGIVSWGEQCAKRGKYGVYTRVSLYYRWINHVMRPTKQRVPFDLEDPDLDF